The following are from one region of the Candidatus Amarolinea dominans genome:
- a CDS encoding restriction endonuclease → MTPSFYPPHLRALFTDRERELGLLEQATLSLKEGRPRHLALFGLRRIGKTLLLMEHLTRWLEQAPAGSVRPVYVDMEELVTSPELFSRRYVGLVTFWALTGGQGDRESFLTPAGLLGGPAAGLRCVAQTLATLDSARDDPALQVSAALDFPEKLAVELDCYLLLLLDEFTELAVLGNYPAVRRPVQLFRAALQRQGRLGYVVAASAINAMQHLVQDGQSPLFLQFESVEVARFPLDATLALVERILGATPAAGAGRRLHELTGGHPFYIYAVTSRMRDLAQTASTLTAADAERAFLLETLTRDGRIYNYCRYLYDISLSRARGYGILKAILQTLAEEEGLTLSEIARRIRKGAPGTRSYLRALQEVDLLIEEGGEYFYRDPVLRYWVAVMTRGIEVDLFASRTILAPLLADLEAQHARLSSELGRARESQLRETMRAFAGQEMDGVWFGINGRLALPIFTRVAPYRSADGQVEVDALAETESGDRWAVELKWQSKVVGEKELIALAAKARTLNAQPWCVSRSGFTPAARAYAEAHDILISTRADLEKIERAVRHPSD, encoded by the coding sequence ATGACGCCATCTTTTTATCCGCCACACCTCAGAGCCTTGTTCACCGACCGCGAGCGTGAGCTTGGTCTGCTCGAGCAGGCTACGCTCAGCCTGAAGGAGGGGCGACCACGCCACCTGGCGTTGTTCGGCCTGCGCCGCATTGGCAAGACGCTCCTGCTCATGGAACACCTGACGCGATGGCTGGAGCAGGCGCCGGCCGGCAGCGTGCGGCCGGTCTACGTGGATATGGAAGAATTGGTGACGTCCCCGGAACTGTTCAGCCGGCGCTACGTCGGCCTGGTGACATTCTGGGCTTTGACCGGCGGGCAGGGTGACCGCGAGAGTTTTCTGACGCCGGCCGGCTTGCTTGGCGGACCGGCCGCGGGCCTACGCTGCGTCGCCCAAACCCTGGCAACCCTCGATAGCGCGCGTGACGACCCGGCGTTGCAAGTCAGCGCGGCGCTCGATTTCCCCGAGAAGTTGGCCGTCGAACTGGACTGCTACCTCCTCTTGCTGTTGGACGAGTTTACCGAATTAGCCGTGCTCGGCAATTACCCTGCTGTGCGCCGGCCGGTGCAGCTCTTTCGGGCTGCGCTGCAGCGCCAGGGCCGCCTGGGATACGTTGTGGCGGCCTCCGCCATCAACGCCATGCAGCACCTGGTTCAGGACGGCCAGTCACCGCTTTTCTTGCAGTTCGAATCAGTGGAGGTGGCGCGCTTTCCGCTCGATGCGACCCTGGCCCTCGTCGAGCGCATCCTGGGCGCGACCCCGGCGGCCGGCGCCGGCCGACGTCTGCATGAGTTGACAGGCGGTCATCCGTTCTACATCTATGCCGTGACCTCGCGCATGAGGGACCTGGCCCAAACGGCCAGTACATTGACCGCCGCAGATGCTGAACGCGCCTTCCTCCTGGAAACGCTGACACGCGACGGTCGCATCTACAACTACTGCCGCTATCTCTACGACATCTCTCTCAGCCGCGCGCGCGGCTATGGCATTCTAAAAGCCATTCTGCAGACGCTGGCCGAGGAGGAAGGGCTGACGCTGAGCGAGATTGCCCGCCGGATCCGCAAGGGCGCCCCTGGCACGCGCAGTTACTTGCGCGCATTGCAGGAAGTGGACTTGTTGATCGAAGAGGGGGGCGAGTATTTCTATCGTGATCCTGTGTTACGTTACTGGGTGGCGGTCATGACGCGCGGGATCGAAGTAGACCTGTTTGCCAGCCGGACAATTCTGGCGCCGCTCCTGGCCGACCTGGAAGCACAGCACGCCCGGCTTTCATCCGAGTTGGGGCGCGCACGCGAGAGCCAGCTGCGTGAAACGATGCGCGCCTTTGCGGGGCAAGAGATGGATGGTGTTTGGTTCGGGATCAATGGCCGCCTGGCGCTACCGATCTTCACCCGCGTCGCGCCCTACCGGTCTGCCGACGGCCAGGTGGAAGTGGACGCTCTGGCTGAAACCGAAAGCGGCGACCGCTGGGCAGTCGAACTCAAGTGGCAGAGCAAGGTCGTCGGTGAGAAGGAATTGATCGCGCTGGCAGCCAAAGCCCGGACGCTGAACGCACAACCCTGGTGCGTCAGCCGCAGTGGTTTCACGCCGGCCGCGCGAGCCTACGCTGAGGCTCATGACATTCTCATCTCCACTCGCGCCGATCTGGAGAAGATCGAGCGTGCAGTTCGACACCCATCTGACTGA
- a CDS encoding class I SAM-dependent methyltransferase, translating to MTAANVWGISGNWAEIYHACFVPSMIAPWAERILALAALHPGQRLLDVACGTGAVTHQAARIAGPTGQVVGLDISPEALAVARNVDGPAGGAIIEWREGSVDSLPYADGSFDAVTCQLGLMFFPDQVAALREMRRVLAPGGRLALMTWGARERCPGQVAVTQIWVRRLGAEQANNWTAMHSLSDPVQVRTLLEEAGFAEIEAQTEVGNVHFASPQALVRGVGALKNDVVEAPVYAALCADADELLKPYCSAAGLDYPIEAVLARASQPAGG from the coding sequence ATGACCGCAGCGAACGTTTGGGGCATCAGCGGCAACTGGGCCGAAATCTACCATGCCTGCTTTGTGCCATCCATGATTGCGCCCTGGGCGGAGCGCATCCTGGCCCTGGCCGCGCTCCACCCCGGTCAGCGGCTGCTGGACGTGGCCTGCGGCACCGGCGCAGTGACCCATCAGGCCGCCCGGATCGCCGGCCCGACCGGGCAGGTGGTGGGTCTGGACATCAGCCCGGAGGCGCTGGCCGTGGCTCGCAATGTGGATGGGCCGGCGGGCGGCGCGATCATCGAGTGGCGCGAGGGGTCGGTGGACAGCCTGCCCTACGCGGACGGCAGCTTCGATGCGGTGACCTGCCAACTGGGGCTGATGTTCTTCCCGGATCAGGTGGCCGCGCTGCGCGAGATGCGCCGGGTGCTGGCGCCGGGGGGCCGTCTGGCGCTGATGACGTGGGGGGCGCGCGAGCGATGCCCTGGGCAGGTGGCAGTGACGCAAATCTGGGTGCGGCGCCTGGGCGCGGAGCAAGCCAATAACTGGACAGCCATGCACTCACTCAGCGACCCTGTTCAGGTGCGGACACTGTTGGAAGAGGCGGGCTTCGCCGAGATCGAAGCGCAAACCGAAGTGGGCAATGTCCATTTTGCCTCGCCGCAAGCGTTGGTGCGCGGCGTTGGCGCTCTGAAAAACGACGTTGTCGAAGCGCCCGTGTACGCTGCCCTCTGCGCCGATGCCGATGAGCTGCTCAAGCCCTATTGCAGCGCAGCGGGTCTCGATTATCCGATCGAAGCGGTGCTGGCGCGGGCCAGCCAGCCGGCCGGCGGTTGA
- a CDS encoding PIN domain-containing protein, whose translation MLFVLDTHVLIWYFTGNQRLSDTLRDKIDQVRQQGGRLLVPTIVLAEALNIATKGRLVFDFPRLYQLVRDEPEFEIVEFGVEVFDETLRVKEISEIHDRIIVATARFFRASLLTKDGMIRSSGQINTP comes from the coding sequence ATGCTCTTCGTTTTGGATACGCACGTCCTCATCTGGTACTTCACCGGCAATCAGCGTTTATCAGATACCCTACGTGACAAGATAGATCAGGTGCGCCAGCAGGGAGGACGCCTGTTGGTTCCCACGATTGTCCTGGCTGAGGCGCTCAATATCGCAACAAAAGGGCGCTTGGTCTTTGATTTCCCGCGGCTCTATCAACTCGTACGCGATGAACCTGAGTTCGAGATTGTGGAGTTTGGGGTTGAGGTTTTCGACGAGACGCTGCGCGTCAAGGAGATTTCCGAGATCCATGACCGCATCATTGTCGCAACGGCCAGATTCTTCCGAGCCAGCTTGCTCACCAAAGATGGGATGATCCGCTCGTCGGGTCAGATCAACACGCCGTAG
- a CDS encoding sulfurtransferase, protein MSQKTFGAMAEEAYRVVPTIKPADLQRRQKKEADLLVIDVRDAADIAQTGTVPGAVNLSLGALTYLADNEVPESWRDPRLADRSRPIITTCILGPLGAIGGKLLHDMGFTNVQILEGGVQAWIEAGLPVVKNGAS, encoded by the coding sequence ATGTCTCAAAAAACCTTCGGCGCGATGGCCGAGGAAGCCTACCGGGTCGTGCCCACCATCAAACCGGCGGATCTCCAGCGCCGCCAGAAGAAGGAAGCCGACCTGCTGGTCATTGACGTGCGCGACGCGGCCGACATCGCCCAGACCGGCACTGTGCCCGGCGCGGTCAACCTGTCGTTGGGTGCGCTCACCTATCTGGCCGACAACGAAGTGCCGGAAAGCTGGCGGGATCCCCGGCTGGCCGACCGCTCGCGGCCCATCATCACCACCTGCATCCTGGGGCCCCTGGGCGCGATTGGCGGTAAGCTGCTGCACGACATGGGCTTCACGAACGTGCAGATTCTGGAGGGCGGCGTGCAGGCGTGGATCGAAGCCGGGCTGCCGGTGGTCAAGAACGGGGCGAGCTGA
- a CDS encoding Eco57I restriction-modification methylase domain-containing protein produces MTNAPAPGGLPRLPAAKSLFSQHYLQARLPEHAEWAADPRPVFETVAGLWERARTLGASWNEAQTEQEFVKPVLDALGWSYIVQAKAQRRGGSLTRPDYALFASQAAADEAYPHQRADDAFYGRATAIAEAKYWGRPLSATDASGRSTWKAESNPSHQMVSYLVGTRCPWGILTNGRTWRLYSREVSSTASEFYEVDLGLIFDSLLPLASRERGSGGEVGGPTPEQLADFQRWWLFFRRDAFVPDSHGRSFVQRVHEGSNTYARRVSDKLKELVFDEVMPEIAAGFVAYRQEQLGIREETGESLQQIYAAGLSLLYKLLFVLYAEARDLLPMRNAGYREQSLTNLAAWAAERIDRRLPLSDATFATPRYEALLALFRRIDRGDPSLGIPRYDGGLFSAATPENRFLERHKLSDRAVARAVDIMVRDAGEPVDYTFISVRNLGTIYEGLLENRLVLASPPGPLSPQEMGPGGEVALVNDKGERKLSGSYYTPDFIVEYIVSQTLDPILDERSLRFSAALGRIADLRKKLHQALDKTTNQRLQAQLASAERDALEAFLGIKVCDPAMGSGHFLVNAVDHLTDGIIRRMQVYHDTHPIVPWDWNPVQRLIERVRREIEAEMARQGIAVDAARLDDTALLTRLVMKRCIYGVDLNPLAVELAKLSLWLHTFTVGAPLSFLDHHLRWGNSVLGADVRTVERAMRVTDAGQLTLFQGPFAGLLDLTAVMIEVAGRADSTLADVQQSAEAYAAFQRQLLPYKQALDLWVSQWFDDERPSKSRRPAGPAAFEFMTMHSGDVLPALAGEIAVDERYQGAIARARGQWEQQRFFHWDLEFPEVFIDLAGRDWAADGGFDAMLGNPPYVRQEQVSAAKRYLAAAHAPVYDAAADLYVYFYHRGCEMLRRGGRLAFIVNNKWLRAGYGEPLRRYLAEQTVVERIVDFGHAPIFPDADTFPCIAVLRKPAAEPAAPAETEVCAFPREELGHSDLTTYVEAHSHRVPAGRFSAAPWSLEPPDVNALMTKIRRAGVPLLDFIGGKPYRGILTGLNEVFSIDTPTRDRLVTADPSAADVIVPYLRGQDIKRWHPEWASLWMILLKSSENFDWPWSKSGESAEAIFAHAFPSLHAYLKPHEGALRKRQDQGRFWWELRSCDYYSVFRHPKIIHTDIAWRAQFAYSDKPVFLVNTAYVWPTNDLYLLAVVNSPLMWAYMWRNAMHGKDEVLRLIYSFTESLPIAQPDDSMRSEIEPAVQRLITLTQQNQVVVDEVLVWLAAEFGVTTPGQALGAFGNLDEGAFIQQVRARRPKGEARLSPADVGELARVYRQYALPLRAGVAESARLEGRLAELVNAAYGLTPDEVALLWRTAPPRMPVSQPMD; encoded by the coding sequence ATGACCAACGCACCTGCACCCGGCGGCCTGCCCAGGCTGCCGGCCGCCAAGTCGCTTTTCTCGCAGCACTACCTGCAGGCGCGCCTGCCGGAGCACGCGGAATGGGCCGCTGATCCGCGCCCGGTTTTCGAGACCGTGGCCGGCCTGTGGGAGCGGGCGCGCACGCTCGGCGCAAGCTGGAACGAGGCGCAGACCGAGCAGGAGTTCGTCAAACCGGTGCTGGACGCCCTGGGCTGGAGCTACATCGTGCAGGCCAAGGCGCAGCGCCGGGGCGGCAGTCTGACGCGTCCCGATTACGCGCTCTTTGCCAGCCAGGCCGCGGCCGATGAAGCCTACCCGCACCAACGCGCCGATGACGCCTTCTACGGTCGCGCAACGGCCATCGCCGAGGCCAAGTACTGGGGCCGGCCGCTGAGCGCCACCGATGCCAGCGGCCGCAGCACCTGGAAGGCCGAAAGCAACCCCAGTCATCAGATGGTGAGCTACCTGGTGGGCACGCGCTGCCCGTGGGGCATCCTCACCAATGGTCGCACCTGGCGCCTGTACAGCCGTGAAGTCAGCAGCACGGCCAGCGAGTTCTACGAAGTTGACCTCGGACTGATCTTCGATAGCCTGCTCCCCCTCGCCTCGCGGGAGAGGGGATCGGGGGGTGAGGTCGGCGGCCCCACTCCCGAGCAACTTGCCGACTTCCAACGCTGGTGGCTCTTTTTCCGTCGCGACGCGTTTGTGCCGGACAGTCACGGCCGTTCCTTCGTCCAGCGTGTGCATGAAGGCTCGAACACGTACGCCCGCCGCGTCAGCGACAAGCTGAAGGAGCTGGTCTTCGATGAGGTGATGCCGGAAATTGCGGCCGGGTTCGTGGCTTACCGGCAGGAGCAGCTGGGCATCCGTGAGGAAACCGGCGAGAGTCTGCAGCAGATCTATGCCGCGGGACTGAGCCTGCTCTACAAGCTCCTGTTCGTGCTCTATGCCGAGGCGCGTGATCTGCTGCCGATGCGCAACGCCGGCTATCGCGAGCAAAGCCTGACCAACCTGGCGGCCTGGGCGGCCGAACGGATTGACCGCCGCCTGCCGCTCAGCGATGCCACTTTCGCCACCCCGCGCTACGAAGCGCTGCTCGCCCTCTTCCGCCGCATTGACCGCGGCGATCCCAGCCTGGGCATCCCGCGCTACGACGGCGGGCTGTTCAGTGCGGCTACGCCCGAAAATCGTTTCCTGGAACGCCACAAGTTGAGCGATCGGGCGGTGGCGCGTGCGGTGGACATCATGGTGCGCGACGCGGGCGAACCGGTGGATTACACCTTCATCAGCGTGCGCAACCTGGGCACGATCTACGAGGGGCTGCTGGAGAACCGGCTGGTCCTCGCCTCACCCCCCGGCCCCCTCTCGCCGCAGGAGATGGGGCCGGGCGGTGAGGTCGCCCTCGTCAATGACAAGGGCGAGCGCAAGCTCTCCGGCTCCTACTACACCCCTGACTTCATCGTGGAGTACATCGTGAGCCAGACCCTCGATCCGATCCTGGACGAGCGGTCCCTGCGCTTCAGCGCGGCCCTGGGCCGCATTGCCGATCTGCGCAAGAAACTGCACCAGGCGCTGGACAAGACGACCAATCAGCGGCTGCAGGCGCAGCTGGCGAGCGCCGAACGGGACGCGCTCGAGGCCTTCCTGGGGATCAAGGTTTGCGATCCGGCGATGGGCAGCGGCCATTTCCTGGTCAACGCCGTGGATCATCTGACCGACGGCATCATCCGGCGCATGCAGGTCTACCACGACACTCATCCCATCGTGCCGTGGGACTGGAACCCTGTGCAGCGACTGATCGAACGGGTGCGCCGTGAGATCGAAGCGGAGATGGCGCGCCAGGGCATTGCGGTGGATGCGGCCCGGCTGGACGACACCGCGCTGCTGACCCGCCTGGTGATGAAGCGCTGCATCTACGGCGTGGACCTCAACCCGCTGGCGGTGGAGCTGGCAAAGCTGAGCCTGTGGCTGCACACCTTCACGGTGGGCGCGCCGCTCAGTTTCCTGGATCATCACCTGCGCTGGGGCAATTCGGTGCTTGGCGCGGACGTGCGCACGGTGGAACGCGCCATGCGGGTGACAGACGCCGGCCAGTTGACGCTGTTCCAGGGGCCGTTCGCCGGCCTGCTCGATCTGACCGCGGTGATGATCGAAGTGGCCGGGCGGGCCGACTCCACGCTGGCCGATGTGCAGCAGAGCGCCGAAGCCTACGCTGCGTTCCAGCGTCAGCTCCTGCCCTACAAACAGGCGCTCGACCTGTGGGTGAGCCAGTGGTTCGACGACGAGAGACCCTCGAAGTCTCGTCGTCCTGCCGGGCCGGCCGCGTTCGAGTTCATGACCATGCACAGCGGCGACGTGCTGCCCGCGCTGGCCGGGGAGATCGCCGTGGACGAGCGCTACCAGGGGGCCATCGCCCGCGCCCGCGGCCAGTGGGAGCAGCAGCGCTTCTTCCACTGGGATTTGGAGTTCCCCGAAGTCTTCATTGACCTGGCCGGCCGCGACTGGGCCGCGGACGGCGGCTTCGACGCCATGCTTGGCAACCCGCCCTATGTGCGGCAGGAGCAGGTGAGCGCGGCCAAGCGCTACCTGGCCGCAGCCCACGCGCCGGTGTACGATGCAGCGGCCGACCTGTACGTTTACTTTTATCACCGAGGCTGTGAGATGCTGCGTCGCGGCGGTCGACTGGCGTTCATCGTCAACAACAAGTGGTTGCGCGCCGGTTACGGCGAGCCGCTGCGGCGCTACCTTGCCGAACAGACCGTGGTGGAGCGAATCGTGGACTTCGGCCACGCGCCGATCTTCCCCGACGCCGACACCTTCCCGTGCATCGCGGTGCTGCGCAAGCCGGCCGCCGAACCGGCCGCCCCTGCCGAGACCGAGGTGTGCGCGTTCCCGCGCGAGGAGTTAGGCCACAGCGACCTGACGACCTACGTGGAAGCCCACAGCCATCGCGTGCCGGCCGGCCGTTTCAGCGCGGCGCCGTGGAGTCTGGAACCGCCGGATGTGAACGCGCTGATGACGAAAATTCGGCGTGCTGGTGTACCGCTTCTTGATTTTATCGGCGGTAAACCCTATCGAGGCATTTTGACCGGCCTCAATGAGGTCTTCTCGATTGACACGCCAACGCGCGACCGGCTTGTGACTGCTGATCCGAGCGCTGCAGATGTGATCGTGCCCTATCTGCGCGGGCAGGACATCAAACGTTGGCATCCTGAGTGGGCCAGCCTGTGGATGATCCTGCTCAAGTCGAGCGAGAATTTCGACTGGCCCTGGAGTAAGTCAGGCGAATCGGCAGAGGCCATCTTTGCTCACGCATTTCCTTCTTTGCACGCTTACTTGAAACCACACGAAGGGGCACTGCGCAAGCGGCAGGACCAAGGGCGCTTCTGGTGGGAGTTGCGGTCGTGCGACTACTACTCAGTGTTTAGGCATCCCAAGATTATCCACACCGATATTGCCTGGCGTGCGCAGTTTGCGTACTCTGACAAACCGGTTTTCTTGGTCAACACAGCGTATGTTTGGCCGACCAATGACCTTTATCTGTTGGCAGTCGTCAATTCGCCCCTGATGTGGGCCTACATGTGGCGTAATGCTATGCACGGCAAGGACGAAGTTCTCCGCCTGATCTACTCCTTCACCGAGTCATTACCTATCGCGCAGCCCGATGACTCGATGCGTTCTGAGATTGAACCGGCAGTTCAGCGGCTTATCACGCTGACGCAGCAAAATCAGGTCGTCGTTGATGAGGTGTTGGTTTGGCTGGCGGCCGAGTTTGGCGTAACCACGCCGGGCCAGGCGTTGGGAGCGTTCGGCAACCTGGACGAAGGGGCGTTTATCCAGCAGGTGCGCGCTCGCCGTCCGAAGGGGGAGGCGCGACTCAGCCCTGCGGACGTGGGTGAACTGGCACGCGTCTACCGGCAGTACGCGCTGCCGCTGCGCGCTGGGGTCGCCGAGAGCGCGCGACTCGAAGGCCGGCTGGCGGAACTGGTGAACGCGGCTTATGGCCTGACGCCAGACGAAGTTGCGCTGCTCTGGCGCACCGCTCCGCCGCGGATGCCCGTCTCACAGCCGATGGACTGA